A window of the Deltaproteobacteria bacterium genome harbors these coding sequences:
- a CDS encoding alpha/beta hydrolase has translation MRTEDVYFYSEGYKVHGTLYLPDGDQGKPWPGIVQGPGFLGLKDAKHYILMFERLCEAGYACLCFDYRGWGQSEGPQKGWVMPTWQAEDIRNAITYMETRDDVDSDRIATYGSGGTGGGNAVLVGGTDERVKAVVCYLGVCNGRDWLHSMRREYEWIDYLKRIEEDRRQRVLNGSGELVAAREEIMVQTPERKTTNIKKEVASKIPNQMPLQCADAILDYAPEDVVHKISPRGVLFVAVEYDATTPEEHSVRMYEKAGEPKKLVMLKKTTHYGVYNDYFDQIAGGVVDWYNRHLKYDRIGITEP, from the coding sequence ATGCGAACAGAGGACGTCTACTTCTACAGCGAAGGCTACAAGGTCCACGGGACCCTTTACCTGCCCGACGGCGACCAGGGAAAGCCCTGGCCGGGCATCGTCCAGGGTCCGGGCTTTCTGGGACTCAAGGACGCCAAGCACTACATCCTGATGTTCGAGCGGTTGTGCGAGGCGGGCTACGCGTGCCTGTGCTTCGACTACCGCGGCTGGGGGCAGAGCGAGGGCCCGCAGAAGGGCTGGGTCATGCCCACCTGGCAAGCCGAGGACATCCGCAACGCCATCACCTACATGGAGACCCGCGACGACGTGGACTCCGACCGCATCGCCACCTACGGCTCCGGCGGCACCGGCGGCGGCAACGCCGTGCTGGTGGGCGGCACCGACGAGCGGGTCAAGGCCGTAGTGTGCTACCTCGGCGTCTGCAACGGCCGCGACTGGCTCCATTCCATGCGCCGGGAGTACGAATGGATCGACTACCTCAAGCGCATCGAGGAAGACCGCCGGCAGCGGGTGCTGAACGGTTCGGGCGAGCTGGTAGCGGCGCGCGAGGAGATCATGGTCCAGACCCCGGAGCGCAAGACCACCAACATCAAGAAGGAAGTCGCCTCCAAAATCCCCAACCAGATGCCGCTGCAGTGCGCCGACGCGATCCTGGACTACGCCCCGGAGGACGTGGTCCACAAGATCTCGCCTCGGGGCGTGCTGTTCGTCGCGGTGGAGTACGACGCCACCACGCCCGAGGAGCATTCCGTCCGCATGTACGAGAAGGCGGGCGAGCCCAAGAAGCTCGTCATGCTGAAGAAGACCACCCACTACGGGGTCTACAACGACTACTTCGACCAGATCGCCGGCGGGGTGGTGGACTGGTACAACCGCCACCTGAAGTACGACCGCATCGGCATCACCGAACCCTAG
- a CDS encoding LLM class flavin-dependent oxidoreductase yields the protein MATKLKFGLLLPHFGDQGSVEKCIEGSKLAESLGFDSVWVRDHLVFEPHGMEGTDNTHIECVAILSAISSVCKKLILGTGTMISHRHPIHLAQCMAALSVLADGKVIMGIGAGTFQHEFAAAGLKNTREDRFNMAKVNSNLVRRLWAGEKVNYEDEYYSFEDVELKPTPLAPIPIWYGGGTPASCRRAVDYCDGWMPGRIPLATFHKCIKYLHDLCDKAGKPMVTTGAIPITSIAKDKDTAVSKVNAPGLINEGNKKPTWVKPASGTFSELKDIEGLLLAGTPEDIVRDTQRYEEGGLNHIVYDLRFRYEDWYEQIELLGKEVLPAVRA from the coding sequence ATGGCGACGAAACTGAAGTTCGGACTGTTGCTGCCCCATTTCGGGGATCAGGGATCGGTGGAGAAGTGCATCGAGGGATCGAAGCTGGCCGAGTCGTTGGGATTCGACTCCGTCTGGGTCCGTGACCACCTGGTCTTCGAGCCCCACGGCATGGAGGGCACGGACAACACCCATATCGAATGCGTCGCGATCCTGTCGGCGATTTCGTCGGTGTGCAAGAAGCTGATCCTGGGGACCGGTACGATGATCTCCCACCGCCACCCCATCCACCTCGCCCAGTGCATGGCGGCCCTGAGCGTCCTGGCCGACGGCAAGGTAATCATGGGCATCGGCGCGGGAACGTTCCAGCACGAGTTCGCCGCGGCGGGGCTCAAGAACACCCGCGAGGACCGCTTCAACATGGCCAAGGTCAACTCCAACCTCGTGCGTCGGCTGTGGGCCGGCGAAAAGGTGAACTACGAGGACGAGTACTACTCCTTCGAGGACGTCGAGCTGAAGCCCACGCCCCTGGCCCCCATCCCCATCTGGTACGGTGGCGGCACCCCGGCCTCGTGCCGGCGCGCCGTGGACTACTGCGACGGGTGGATGCCCGGACGGATCCCGCTGGCTACGTTCCACAAGTGCATCAAGTACCTGCACGACCTGTGCGACAAGGCCGGCAAGCCCATGGTGACCACCGGGGCCATCCCCATCACCAGCATCGCCAAGGACAAGGACACCGCGGTGAGCAAGGTCAACGCGCCCGGTCTCATCAACGAGGGCAACAAGAAGCCCACCTGGGTCAAGCCCGCGTCCGGGACCTTCTCCGAGCTCAAGGACATCGAGGGACTGCTGCTGGCGGGCACGCCGGAGGACATCGTCCGCGATACGCAGCGTTACGAGGAAGGCGGTCTCAACCACATCGTCTACGACCTCCGGTTCCGCTACGAGGACTGGTACGAGCAGATCGAGCTGCTGGGCAAGGAAGTCCTGCCGGCGGTGCGCGCCTAG
- a CDS encoding LytTR family DNA-binding domain-containing protein, producing the protein MKWWNMGSSYSSSVSDDEVDGDKRHPWEAAYREALSPYIFKRVLILLGLYLGAYTVICPLGTNELTWTQRTVYLSLCSALSVPLCYAEYVVTLYLTRFWSPLGITLAVVGATFIATPTTTAIAYGVDTLLSPAILARDDWPTVYLFLTFSVLICGAVVHYLVSQRFKNEAAGDPWTETLPEPAPTDTLHGYTGSPVAVDRDTAAPRSPFLRRLPADAGEDVVYLKMSDHYVEVVTATGHCTLLMRFADAINELANEGIRVHRSYWVSLRHVSGWTKRNQRMFLQLTGGHMVPVSRTYLAQTRAALDRPRSPSVTSEQECP; encoded by the coding sequence ATGAAGTGGTGGAACATGGGCAGTTCGTACTCTTCGTCGGTTTCGGATGATGAGGTGGACGGCGACAAGAGACATCCTTGGGAAGCCGCGTATCGCGAAGCACTAAGCCCCTATATCTTCAAGAGGGTCCTGATCCTGTTGGGTCTCTATCTGGGCGCGTACACCGTCATATGCCCCTTGGGCACGAATGAACTCACCTGGACCCAACGCACGGTCTATCTCAGCCTGTGCTCGGCCTTGTCTGTGCCCCTGTGCTACGCCGAGTACGTGGTCACGCTCTACCTCACGCGGTTCTGGAGTCCGCTGGGCATTACGCTGGCGGTTGTCGGGGCCACGTTCATCGCCACGCCGACAACCACGGCCATCGCCTACGGCGTCGACACACTGCTTTCCCCTGCAATATTGGCACGCGACGACTGGCCGACCGTGTACCTGTTCCTGACGTTTTCCGTCCTGATATGCGGGGCTGTCGTCCACTACCTGGTCAGCCAACGTTTCAAGAACGAGGCTGCCGGTGATCCGTGGACCGAGACCCTGCCCGAACCGGCCCCGACGGACACCCTCCACGGTTACACGGGGTCTCCTGTCGCGGTCGACCGGGACACCGCGGCACCCCGGTCTCCGTTTCTTCGCCGTCTGCCCGCGGACGCCGGCGAGGACGTCGTCTACCTCAAGATGAGCGACCACTACGTGGAGGTCGTCACCGCCACCGGCCATTGCACCCTGCTGATGCGTTTCGCCGACGCCATCAATGAACTGGCCAACGAGGGGATCCGCGTACACCGATCCTATTGGGTTTCGCTTCGACACGTGAGCGGCTGGACCAAGCGCAACCAACGCATGTTCCTGCAGCTCACGGGCGGACACATGGTTCCGGTCAGCCGCACGTACCTCGCCCAGACTCGCGCCGCCCTCGACCGCCCGCGGTCCCCCTCGGTGACGAGCGAGCAAGAGTGTCCGTGA
- a CDS encoding cupin domain-containing protein encodes MSDFYSEWLSATERNEQFVENAPRVARHKELEWIKTRQDARAALMIAPEKGFPTGGSMMMRAEIPVGWHTGRHSHGEEAIYVESGTGFMVLDGKRYDFGPGTVLHVPYRSEHQLFNTGDVPVGYISGLAWHLEASVYMGRMDQFEDCGPNDSAALEAIGPEESQDWPEDGRRISMHQDQHELSAESKHGATYFLMGRSGNRNGFKATAAAISSIFVELPRSKSHSHAHPEAYLYALMGAGYSEIGGKQYTWEQGDAVHVPPGMMHHQHFNPSDGETRELRFEFGIRYWLVDQWKGYTTIDKHLKAMSMDEDDEDK; translated from the coding sequence ATGAGCGACTTTTATAGTGAATGGTTGAGCGCCACCGAACGGAACGAGCAGTTTGTCGAGAACGCGCCGCGAGTCGCGCGCCACAAGGAGCTGGAGTGGATCAAGACGCGGCAGGACGCCAGGGCTGCGTTGATGATCGCGCCCGAGAAAGGCTTCCCTACCGGCGGCAGCATGATGATGCGGGCGGAGATTCCCGTGGGATGGCACACCGGGCGTCACAGCCACGGCGAGGAAGCCATCTACGTCGAGAGCGGCACCGGTTTCATGGTGCTCGACGGGAAGCGCTATGACTTCGGGCCGGGCACGGTCCTCCACGTGCCCTATCGTTCCGAACACCAGTTGTTCAATACCGGCGACGTCCCGGTGGGGTACATATCCGGGCTCGCCTGGCACCTGGAGGCCTCCGTCTACATGGGCCGCATGGATCAGTTCGAGGACTGCGGCCCCAACGATTCGGCGGCGCTGGAGGCCATCGGACCGGAAGAATCACAGGACTGGCCGGAAGACGGCCGGCGCATCTCCATGCACCAGGACCAGCACGAGCTTTCGGCCGAGTCCAAGCACGGCGCCACCTACTTCCTCATGGGCCGCAGCGGCAACCGCAACGGCTTCAAGGCCACCGCCGCGGCCATCAGCTCCATCTTCGTCGAGCTGCCGCGTTCGAAGAGCCACAGCCACGCCCACCCCGAGGCGTATCTCTACGCGCTCATGGGAGCCGGCTACTCGGAGATCGGCGGCAAGCAGTACACCTGGGAGCAGGGGGACGCCGTCCACGTGCCCCCGGGCATGATGCACCACCAGCACTTCAACCCCAGCGACGGCGAGACCCGCGAGCTGCGCTTCGAGTTCGGGATCCGCTACTGGCTGGTGGACCAGTGGAAGGGGTACACCACCATCGACAAGCATCTGAAGGCCATGTCGATGGACGAGGACGACGAGGACAAGTAG
- a CDS encoding S9 family peptidase produces MERTLNPPTAKIVPKRLEQHGHVRTDDYYWLRERDNPDTVTYLEAENAHTKEVMAHVQGLEESLFEEIKGRIKQTDMSVPYRRDDYYYYTRFEEGREYPLYARKRESLENPEELMLDVNTLAEGHEFFSVGRIAVSFGQDLLAYTEDTQGRRIYTIRFKDLATGETLPDVIPEVTSNVTWANDDRTLFYAKQDPETLRSCRIYRHVLGTDPAEDVLVYEEADDTFSAHVFKTKSKRYLMIVSSQTLSSEYRYLDAGDPTGAFTVFVPRERGHEHAVDHFEDRFFIHTNHEARNFRLVSTPLDRTGKEHWEEVIPHRPDVLLEGFEVFRDHLVLEERHDGLMRIRIMPWDGSSEHYLEFGEPAYAAGTSVNPEFDTTVLRYGYTSMTTPSSIYDYDMVTREKTLLKQEEVLGGFDSGDYRTERLHATAGDGARVPISLVYRKGMERDGRRPLLLYGYGSYGHSLDAGFGSARLSLLDRGFVFAIAHIRGGEEMGRAWYEDGRLLRKKNTFTDFIACAEHLVEQRYTSRERLFAMGGSAGGLLMGAVVNLRPDLFKGVVAQVPFVDVVTTMLDPDIPLTTGEYDEWGNPNDKEFYDYILSYSPYDNVAARDYPHMLVTTGLHDSQVQYWEPAKWVARLRATKTDGNRLLLKTNMEAGHGGASGRFKRYREIALEYAFLLDLAGIGE; encoded by the coding sequence ATGGAACGCACCCTCAATCCACCCACCGCCAAGATCGTTCCCAAGAGACTCGAGCAACACGGTCACGTGCGCACCGACGACTATTACTGGCTGCGGGAACGGGACAACCCCGACACCGTGACCTATCTGGAGGCGGAAAACGCCCACACCAAGGAGGTCATGGCCCACGTCCAGGGGCTTGAGGAGTCCCTGTTCGAGGAGATCAAGGGACGCATCAAGCAGACGGACATGTCCGTGCCCTACCGGCGGGACGACTACTACTATTACACCCGTTTCGAGGAGGGCCGGGAGTATCCGCTGTACGCGCGCAAGCGCGAGTCCCTGGAGAACCCGGAAGAGCTGATGCTCGACGTCAACACGCTCGCCGAGGGCCACGAGTTCTTCTCGGTGGGGAGGATCGCGGTGAGCTTCGGGCAGGATCTGCTGGCGTACACGGAGGATACCCAGGGGCGGCGCATCTACACCATCCGTTTCAAGGACCTCGCCACCGGCGAGACGCTGCCCGACGTCATCCCGGAGGTGACCAGCAACGTCACCTGGGCCAACGACGACCGCACCCTCTTCTACGCCAAGCAGGACCCCGAGACCCTGCGCTCGTGCCGCATCTACCGCCACGTGCTGGGAACCGATCCGGCGGAGGACGTGCTCGTCTACGAGGAGGCCGACGACACCTTCTCGGCCCACGTGTTCAAGACGAAGTCCAAGCGATACCTGATGATCGTCTCCTCCCAGACCCTGAGCAGCGAGTACCGCTACCTGGACGCCGGCGACCCCACCGGCGCGTTCACCGTCTTCGTGCCGCGGGAACGGGGACACGAACACGCCGTGGACCACTTCGAGGACCGCTTCTTCATCCACACCAACCACGAGGCCAGGAACTTCCGGCTCGTGTCGACGCCCCTGGACCGTACCGGCAAGGAGCACTGGGAGGAAGTCATCCCGCACCGCCCCGACGTGCTGCTGGAGGGCTTCGAGGTGTTCCGCGACCACCTGGTGCTGGAGGAACGGCACGACGGGCTGATGCGCATCCGCATCATGCCGTGGGACGGCTCGTCGGAGCACTACTTGGAGTTCGGCGAGCCCGCCTACGCCGCCGGCACCAGCGTCAACCCGGAGTTCGACACCACGGTGCTGCGCTACGGCTACACCTCCATGACCACGCCCAGCTCCATCTACGACTACGACATGGTGACGCGGGAGAAGACCCTGCTCAAGCAGGAGGAGGTGCTGGGCGGTTTCGACAGCGGCGACTACCGCACCGAGCGGCTCCACGCCACCGCCGGGGACGGCGCCCGGGTGCCCATCTCGCTGGTGTACCGCAAGGGGATGGAACGGGACGGCCGCCGCCCGCTGCTCCTCTACGGCTACGGCTCCTACGGCCACAGCCTCGACGCCGGCTTCGGCTCGGCGCGCCTGAGCCTGCTCGACCGTGGCTTCGTCTTCGCCATCGCCCACATCCGCGGCGGCGAGGAGATGGGGCGGGCGTGGTACGAGGACGGCAGGCTGCTCCGGAAGAAGAACACGTTCACGGACTTCATCGCGTGCGCCGAGCACCTGGTCGAGCAGCGCTATACGTCGCGGGAACGGCTCTTCGCCATGGGCGGGAGCGCCGGCGGCCTCTTGATGGGGGCGGTGGTGAACCTGCGGCCGGACCTCTTCAAGGGGGTGGTGGCGCAGGTGCCGTTCGTGGACGTGGTCACCACCATGCTGGACCCGGACATCCCCCTCACAACGGGCGAGTACGACGAGTGGGGCAACCCCAATGACAAGGAGTTCTACGACTACATCCTGTCCTACTCGCCCTACGACAACGTCGCGGCAAGGGACTACCCGCACATGCTGGTGACCACCGGCCTGCACGACTCCCAGGTGCAGTACTGGGAGCCGGCCAAGTGGGTGGCCAGGCTGCGCGCCACCAAGACCGATGGGAACCGGCTGCTGCTCAAGACCAACATGGAAGCCGGGCACGGCGGCGCGTCCGGACGCTTCAAGCGCTACCGCGAGATCGCCCTGGAATACGCGTTTCTGCTGGATCTGGCGGGGATCGGCGAGTAG
- a CDS encoding cupin domain-containing protein, with translation MVTRAVKEFEVHPYVQFMSDRFGAYDRWIESEGLPVVSGSHVQDVRRMELGAWPRRGGKGAYLSFSDQRVADGYVCEIAAGASLEPQRHLFEEIVLITQGRGATTVWYDEARKRTFEWETGSLFAIPLNAWHQHFNASGREPARYFALTSAPVVFELYRDPGFIFNTDHVFKDRFDPAQEDFFSRDGKYNTDYYGGILENNFISNIRDIKLVPREKRGKGNRNMYIHMAGSTMLAHVSQFPVGTYKKAHRHGPGAHIYMLDSTGYSLMWQEGEKPQRFDWQEGTVMSPPAGSWHQHYNTGPEPCRFVALHASTAVQGEERGVEQIEFEDEDRALRQMYEDECARNGVTARM, from the coding sequence ATGGTGACCAGGGCCGTCAAGGAGTTCGAAGTCCATCCCTACGTGCAGTTCATGAGCGACCGGTTCGGCGCGTATGACCGCTGGATCGAGTCCGAGGGGTTGCCGGTGGTGAGCGGCTCCCACGTCCAGGACGTGCGCCGCATGGAGTTGGGCGCGTGGCCGCGCCGTGGCGGCAAGGGCGCCTACCTGTCGTTCTCGGACCAGCGCGTGGCCGACGGCTACGTGTGCGAGATCGCCGCGGGGGCAAGCCTCGAGCCCCAGCGGCACCTGTTCGAGGAGATCGTGCTCATCACCCAAGGGCGCGGCGCGACCACGGTGTGGTACGATGAGGCGCGCAAGCGCACCTTCGAGTGGGAAACCGGGAGCCTGTTCGCCATCCCGCTGAACGCCTGGCACCAGCACTTCAACGCCAGCGGCCGGGAACCGGCGCGCTACTTCGCCCTCACCAGCGCCCCGGTGGTGTTCGAGCTCTACCGGGACCCGGGCTTCATCTTCAACACGGACCACGTCTTCAAGGACCGCTTCGACCCGGCCCAGGAGGACTTCTTCAGCCGCGACGGGAAGTACAACACCGACTATTACGGCGGCATCCTGGAGAACAACTTCATCAGCAACATCCGCGACATCAAGCTGGTGCCGCGGGAGAAGCGCGGCAAGGGCAACCGCAACATGTACATCCACATGGCCGGCAGCACCATGCTCGCCCACGTCTCGCAGTTCCCGGTGGGGACCTACAAGAAGGCCCACCGGCACGGCCCCGGCGCCCACATCTACATGCTCGACTCCACGGGCTACTCGCTCATGTGGCAGGAGGGCGAGAAGCCCCAGCGCTTCGACTGGCAGGAAGGCACGGTGATGTCGCCGCCGGCGGGGAGCTGGCACCAGCACTACAACACGGGCCCCGAGCCCTGCCGGTTCGTGGCCCTGCACGCCTCCACCGCCGTTCAGGGCGAGGAGCGGGGCGTCGAGCAGATCGAGTTCGAGGACGAGGACCGGGCGTTGCGGCAGATGTACGAAGACGAGTGCGCGCGCAACGGCGTCACGGCACGGATGTGA
- a CDS encoding VOC family protein: MSESTPRKARAMGINHVVLEVGDLDEALEFYGAIFDFTLRGRSDHNAFIDLGDQFIQLSLGKTQEADGKRHFGFVVDDREPVRAALDRLGVEPLDQRLNFRDPWGNRIEVVPYDDVQFSKAPNVLNGMGLGGLKKTTGAVEELTKKGMAPN, translated from the coding sequence ATGAGCGAGAGCACGCCCAGGAAAGCCCGTGCCATGGGCATCAACCACGTGGTTCTGGAGGTAGGGGACCTGGACGAGGCGTTGGAGTTCTACGGCGCCATCTTCGACTTCACCCTGCGCGGCCGGAGCGACCACAACGCCTTCATCGACCTCGGCGACCAGTTCATCCAGTTGAGCCTGGGCAAGACCCAGGAGGCCGACGGGAAGCGCCACTTCGGTTTCGTGGTAGACGACCGGGAGCCGGTGCGCGCCGCCCTCGATCGCCTCGGCGTCGAGCCCCTGGACCAGCGCCTCAACTTCCGCGACCCCTGGGGCAACCGCATCGAGGTGGTGCCCTATGACGACGTCCAGTTCTCCAAGGCGCCCAACGTGCTCAACGGCATGGGCCTCGGCGGACTGAAGAAGACGACTGGCGCCGTCGAGGAACTCACCAAGAAGGGGATGGCGCCGAACTGA